A single region of the Pseudomonas sp. VD-NE ins genome encodes:
- the rnr gene encoding ribonuclease R, translating into MADWQSLDPEAAREAEKYENPIPSRELILAHLADRGSPAAREQLVEEFGLTTEDQIEALRRRLRAMERDAQLIYTRRGTYAPVDKLDLILGRISGHRDGFGFLVPDDGSDDLFMSPAQMRLVFDGDRALARVSGLDRRGRREGVIVEVVSRAHETIVGRYFEEGGIGFVVADNPKIQQEVLVTPGRNANAKIGQFVEVKITHWPTPRFQPQGDVVEVVGNYMAPGMEIDVALRTYDIPHVWPEAVLKEAAKLKPEVEEKDKEKRVDLRHLPFVTIDGEDARDFDDAVYCEAKPGKLRLFSGGWKLYVAIADVSSYVKIGSALDNEAQVRGNSVYFPERVVPMLPEQLSNGLCSLNPHVDRLAMVCEMTISKSGEMTDYCFYEAVIHSHARLTYNKVSAMLETPKITEARQLRGEYNDVLPHLKQLYALYKVLLAARHVRGAIDFETQETRIIFGTERKIAEIRPTTRNDAHKLIEECMLAANVATAEFLKKHEIPALYRVHDGPPPERLEKLRAFLGELGLSLHKGKDGPSPKDYQALLASIKDRPDFHLIQTVMLRSLSQAVYSADNQGHFGLNYEAYTHFTSPIRRYPDLLTHRAIRSVIHSKQDTPHVRRAGAMTIPKARIYPYDEAALEQLGEQCSMSERRADEATRDVVNWLKCEFMKDRVGESFPGVITAVTGFGLFVELTDIYVEGLVHVTALPGDYYHFDPVHHRLAGERTGRSFRLGDTVEVRVMRVDLDERKIDFEMAEKTISAPIGRKKRGAETAAPAAKTSEEKAPAKTAGRRPAKEKAAEAYRPSDAVAKNAELRKSREMKKALLSDAKNGGKAASGGKTGRSAPEKASGGKPAKPSKHRKGPPKAGSAPAKSGGARKPKAKS; encoded by the coding sequence ATGGCCGATTGGCAGTCCCTCGATCCCGAGGCCGCTCGTGAAGCGGAAAAATATGAAAACCCTATTCCTAGCCGCGAACTGATCCTGGCGCATCTCGCCGATCGGGGTTCGCCTGCTGCCCGCGAGCAACTGGTCGAAGAGTTTGGTCTGACCACAGAAGACCAGATCGAAGCCCTGCGCCGCCGTCTGCGCGCCATGGAGCGCGACGCTCAACTGATCTACACCCGCCGTGGCACTTACGCGCCGGTCGACAAGCTCGACCTGATCCTCGGCCGCATCAGCGGTCACCGTGACGGTTTCGGCTTCCTGGTGCCGGACGACGGCAGCGACGACCTGTTCATGAGCCCGGCGCAAATGCGTCTGGTGTTCGATGGCGACCGTGCGCTGGCACGTGTTTCCGGTCTCGACCGTCGTGGTCGCCGCGAAGGTGTGATCGTCGAAGTGGTTTCGCGAGCTCACGAAACCATCGTCGGTCGCTACTTTGAAGAGGGCGGCATCGGTTTCGTCGTTGCCGATAACCCGAAGATTCAGCAAGAAGTGCTGGTCACCCCGGGCCGCAACGCCAACGCCAAGATCGGTCAGTTCGTCGAGGTGAAAATCACCCACTGGCCAACGCCGCGCTTCCAGCCGCAAGGCGATGTGGTCGAAGTGGTCGGCAACTACATGGCGCCGGGCATGGAAATCGATGTTGCCCTGCGCACCTACGACATTCCGCACGTCTGGCCTGAAGCCGTGCTGAAAGAAGCGGCCAAGCTCAAGCCGGAAGTCGAAGAGAAAGACAAAGAGAAGCGCGTCGACCTGCGCCATCTGCCGTTCGTCACCATCGACGGCGAAGATGCCCGCGACTTCGACGATGCGGTTTATTGCGAAGCCAAGCCGGGCAAGCTGCGCCTGTTCTCCGGCGGCTGGAAGTTGTACGTGGCGATTGCCGACGTTTCCAGCTATGTGAAAATCGGTTCGGCGCTGGATAACGAAGCGCAAGTGCGTGGCAACTCGGTGTATTTCCCCGAGCGCGTGGTGCCGATGCTGCCTGAGCAGCTGTCCAACGGCCTGTGCTCGCTGAATCCGCACGTTGATCGTCTGGCCATGGTTTGCGAGATGACCATCTCCAAGTCCGGCGAAATGACCGACTATTGCTTCTATGAAGCGGTGATCCATTCCCACGCTCGTCTGACTTACAACAAAGTCAGCGCGATGCTGGAAACACCGAAAATCACCGAGGCGCGTCAGCTTCGTGGTGAGTACAACGACGTTCTGCCGCACCTTAAACAGCTGTATGCGCTGTACAAGGTTCTGCTGGCTGCTCGTCACGTCCGTGGCGCGATCGATTTCGAAACGCAGGAAACCCGAATCATCTTCGGTACCGAGCGCAAGATTGCCGAAATCCGTCCGACCACCCGCAACGACGCGCACAAGCTGATCGAGGAATGCATGCTGGCGGCCAACGTGGCCACCGCCGAATTTCTCAAGAAGCACGAAATTCCTGCGCTGTATCGCGTCCACGACGGTCCGCCACCGGAGCGTCTGGAAAAACTGCGTGCGTTCCTTGGCGAGCTCGGTCTGTCCCTGCATAAAGGCAAGGACGGCCCGTCGCCGAAGGACTATCAGGCCTTGCTGGCGAGCATCAAGGATCGCCCGGATTTCCATCTGATCCAGACCGTCATGCTGCGTTCGCTGAGCCAGGCGGTGTACAGCGCTGACAATCAGGGCCACTTTGGCCTGAATTACGAAGCCTATACCCACTTCACTTCGCCGATCCGTCGCTATCCGGACTTGCTCACGCACCGCGCGATCCGCAGCGTGATCCATTCGAAACAGGACACCCCGCACGTTCGCCGTGCCGGTGCGATGACCATTCCGAAGGCGCGCATCTATCCGTACGACGAAGCAGCGCTCGAGCAGCTCGGCGAGCAATGCTCGATGAGCGAACGCCGTGCCGACGAAGCGACCCGCGACGTGGTGAACTGGCTCAAGTGCGAGTTCATGAAGGATCGCGTGGGCGAATCGTTCCCGGGTGTGATCACCGCAGTGACCGGTTTCGGCCTGTTCGTCGAGCTGACCGATATCTACGTCGAAGGTCTGGTGCATGTCACCGCGCTGCCGGGCGATTACTACCACTTCGATCCTGTGCATCACCGCTTGGCGGGCGAGCGCACCGGTCGTAGCTTCCGTCTGGGCGATACCGTTGAAGTGCGCGTCATGCGCGTTGACCTCGACGAGCGCAAGATCGACTTCGAGATGGCTGAAAAAACCATCAGCGCGCCAATTGGCCGCAAGAAGCGTGGTGCTGAAACTGCTGCGCCTGCTGCGAAAACCTCGGAAGAGAAGGCTCCAGCGAAAACCGCTGGTCGCCGTCCGGCCAAGGAAAAGGCTGCTGAAGCCTACCGCCCGAGCGACGCCGTGGCGAAAAACGCCGAGTTGCGCAAAAGCCGTGAAATGAAGAAAGCGCTGCTTTCCGACGCGAAAAACGGTGGTAAAGCGGCGTCCGGGGGAAAGACCGGACGGTCGGCGCCTGAAAAGGCCTCCGGCGGCAAGCCAGCGAAACCGAGCAAACACCGTAAAGGCCCGCCAAAAGCGGGTTCTGCTCCAGCCAAAAGTGGCGGGGCACGTAAACCGAAGGCGAAGTCATGA
- the rlmB gene encoding 23S rRNA (guanosine(2251)-2'-O)-methyltransferase RlmB: protein MSQLEKIYGVHAVEALLRHHPKRVKQIWLAESRNDPRVQTLVELANENRVQVGQAERREMDAWVEGVHQGVVAEVSPSQVWGEAMLDELLDRTEGAPLLLVLDGVTDPHNLGACLRSADAAGALAVIVPKDKSATLTPVVRKVACGAAEVIPLVAVTNLARTLEKLQQRGLWIVGTAGEAEVSIYDQDLTGPTILIMGAEGKGMRRLTREHCDYLVKLPMAGSVSSLNVSVATGVCLFEAQRQRGAKAKAAAKK from the coding sequence ATGAGTCAGTTGGAAAAAATCTACGGCGTTCACGCGGTAGAAGCGTTGCTGCGTCACCACCCGAAACGCGTCAAGCAGATCTGGCTGGCGGAAAGCCGCAACGATCCGCGTGTGCAGACGCTGGTTGAATTGGCCAACGAGAATCGTGTTCAGGTAGGTCAGGCCGAGCGTCGCGAAATGGACGCTTGGGTTGAAGGCGTGCACCAGGGTGTGGTCGCGGAAGTCAGCCCGAGCCAGGTCTGGGGCGAAGCCATGCTCGACGAGCTGCTTGATCGCACTGAAGGCGCGCCGCTGTTGCTGGTGCTCGACGGTGTGACCGATCCGCACAACCTCGGCGCCTGCCTGCGTTCGGCCGATGCGGCCGGTGCGCTGGCGGTGATCGTGCCGAAAGACAAGTCGGCAACTTTGACGCCGGTCGTGCGTAAAGTCGCTTGCGGCGCGGCGGAAGTGATCCCGCTGGTGGCAGTGACCAACCTCGCTCGTACCCTGGAAAAACTTCAGCAGCGCGGTCTGTGGATTGTCGGCACGGCGGGTGAGGCCGAGGTCAGCATTTATGACCAGGACCTGACCGGCCCGACCATCCTGATCATGGGCGCCGAAGGCAAAGGCATGCGTCGCTTGACTCGCGAGCACTGTGATTATCTGGTGAAGCTGCCGATGGCCGGTAGTGTCAGCAGCCTGAACGTCTCGGTCGCGACTGGCGTGTGCCTGTTCGAAGCCCAGCGTCAGCGCGGTGCAAAAGCCAAGGCTGCCGCGAAGAAGTAG
- the rpsF gene encoding 30S ribosomal protein S6: protein MRHYEIIFLVHPDQSEQVGGMVERYTKLIEEDGGKIHRLEDWGRRQLAYAINNVHKAHYVMLNVECTGKALAELEDNFRYNDAVIRNLVIRRDEAVTGQSEMLKAEENRSERRERRDRPEHEGAESAEGEENDSDNADE from the coding sequence ATGCGTCATTACGAAATCATCTTTTTGGTCCACCCGGATCAAAGCGAGCAAGTCGGCGGCATGGTTGAGCGTTACACCAAGCTGATCGAAGAAGACGGCGGCAAAATCCACCGTCTGGAAGATTGGGGCCGTCGTCAACTGGCCTACGCAATCAACAATGTTCACAAGGCTCACTACGTGATGCTGAACGTTGAGTGCACTGGCAAGGCCCTGGCCGAGCTGGAAGACAACTTCCGCTACAACGATGCAGTGATCCGTAACCTGGTCATCCGTCGCGACGAAGCCGTTACTGGCCAGTCCGAGATGCTCAAGGCTGAAGAAAACCGCAGTGAGCGCCGTGAGCGTCGCGATCGTCCTGAGCACGAAGGCGCTGAAAGCGCTGAAGGCGAAGAGAACGACAGCGATAACGCTGACGAGTAA
- the rpsR gene encoding 30S ribosomal protein S18, translating into MARFFRRRKFCRFTAEDVKEIDYKDLNTLKAYVSETGKIVPSRITGTKARYQRQLATAIKRARFLALLAYTDSHGR; encoded by the coding sequence ATGGCACGTTTCTTCCGTCGTCGTAAATTCTGCCGTTTCACCGCTGAAGACGTGAAAGAGATCGATTACAAAGATCTCAACACTCTGAAAGCCTACGTATCCGAGACCGGCAAAATCGTTCCAAGCCGCATCACCGGTACCAAAGCTCGTTATCAGCGTCAGCTGGCCACCGCTATCAAGCGCGCCCGCTTCCTGGCCCTGCTGGCCTACACCGACAGCCACGGCCGCTGA
- the rplI gene encoding 50S ribosomal protein L9, which yields MQLILLEKIANLGNLGDKVNVKAGYGRNYLLPFGKATAATAANLAAFEERRAELEKAAADRKASAESRAAQLAELEVTITATAGDEGKLFGSIGTHDIADALTASGVEVAKSEVRLPNGTIRNVGEFDVAVHLHAEVEATVRVVVVAA from the coding sequence ATGCAACTGATCCTTCTGGAAAAAATCGCCAACCTGGGCAACCTGGGCGACAAAGTAAACGTTAAGGCCGGTTACGGCCGTAACTACCTGCTGCCTTTCGGCAAAGCTACCGCTGCGACCGCTGCCAACCTGGCTGCGTTTGAAGAGCGTCGTGCCGAGCTGGAAAAAGCTGCCGCAGACCGTAAAGCATCGGCTGAAAGCCGTGCTGCCCAACTGGCCGAGCTGGAAGTGACCATCACTGCCACCGCTGGCGACGAAGGCAAGCTGTTCGGTTCGATCGGTACTCACGACATCGCTGACGCACTGACCGCCTCCGGCGTTGAAGTTGCGAAAAGCGAAGTTCGTCTGCCGAACGGCACCATCCGCAACGTGGGTGAATTCGACGTGGCTGTGCACCTGCACGCCGAAGTTGAAGCCACCGTACGCGTTGTCGTGGTAGCAGCTTAA
- the dnaB gene encoding replicative DNA helicase, which translates to MNDISAPEQYDLQTAALKVPPHSIEAEQAVLGGLMLDNNAWERVLDQVSDGDFYRHDHRLIFRAIAKLADQNMPIDVVTLSEQLDKEGQTSQVGGLGYLGELAKNTPSVANIKAYAQIVRERATLRQLIGISTEIADSAFNPEGRTAAEILDEAERQIFQIAEARPKTGGPVGVNDLLTKAIDRIDTLFNTDNAITGLSTGYTDLDEKTSGLQPSDLIIVAGRPSMGKTTFAMNLVENAVLRSEKAVLVYSLEMPGESLIMRMLSSLGRIDQTKVRSGQLEDDDWPRLTSAVNLLNDRKLFIDDTAGISPSEMRARTRRLVREHGDVGLIMIDYLQLMQIPGSSGDNRTNEISEISRSLKALAKEFNCPVVALSQLNRSLEQRPNKRPVNSDLRESGAIEQDADVIMFVYRDEVYHPETEHKGIAEIIIGKQRNGPIGFIRLAFIGKYTRFENLAPGSYNFDDDE; encoded by the coding sequence ATGAACGATATCTCCGCTCCCGAGCAATACGATCTGCAAACCGCTGCCCTGAAGGTGCCGCCGCATTCCATCGAAGCCGAACAGGCTGTACTCGGTGGTCTGATGCTGGACAACAACGCCTGGGAACGCGTGCTCGATCAAGTCTCCGACGGCGATTTCTATCGACATGACCACCGTCTGATTTTCCGGGCGATCGCCAAGCTGGCCGATCAGAACATGCCGATCGACGTCGTGACCCTGTCCGAACAACTGGACAAGGAGGGTCAGACCTCGCAAGTCGGCGGTCTCGGTTACCTTGGCGAACTGGCGAAAAACACGCCGTCCGTCGCCAACATCAAGGCCTATGCGCAGATCGTTCGCGAACGAGCGACCTTGCGCCAGTTGATCGGCATCAGCACCGAAATCGCCGACAGCGCCTTCAACCCTGAAGGCCGCACCGCTGCAGAGATTCTCGACGAAGCCGAACGGCAGATCTTCCAGATTGCCGAGGCCCGCCCGAAAACCGGTGGTCCAGTAGGCGTGAACGATTTGCTGACCAAGGCCATCGACCGCATCGACACCTTGTTCAACACCGACAACGCCATCACCGGCCTGTCCACCGGCTACACCGACCTCGACGAGAAGACCAGCGGCCTGCAGCCGTCCGACTTGATCATCGTCGCCGGCCGTCCGTCGATGGGTAAAACCACCTTCGCGATGAACCTGGTGGAAAACGCCGTGTTGCGCAGCGAGAAGGCGGTTCTGGTGTATTCCCTCGAGATGCCAGGTGAATCGCTGATCATGCGTATGCTGTCCTCGTTGGGCCGCATCGACCAGACCAAAGTGCGTTCCGGCCAACTGGAAGACGATGACTGGCCACGCCTGACCTCGGCGGTCAACCTGCTCAATGATCGCAAGCTGTTTATCGATGACACCGCCGGCATCAGCCCGTCGGAAATGCGTGCGCGGACCCGGCGTCTGGTGCGTGAGCACGGCGACGTCGGCCTGATCATGATCGACTACCTGCAGTTGATGCAGATCCCCGGTTCCAGCGGTGACAACCGGACCAACGAAATTTCCGAGATCTCGCGATCCCTGAAAGCGCTGGCCAAGGAATTCAACTGCCCGGTAGTGGCGTTGTCGCAGCTCAACCGCTCCCTCGAACAACGCCCGAACAAGCGTCCGGTGAACTCCGACTTGCGCGAATCCGGAGCGATCGAGCAGGACGCCGACGTGATCATGTTCGTGTACCGCGACGAGGTGTACCACCCGGAAACCGAGCACAAGGGCATCGCCGAAATCATCATCGGCAAACAGCGTAACGGCCCGATCGGTTTTATTCGCTTGGCGTTTATCGGCAAATACACACGCTTCGAAAACCTTGCGCCGGGCAGTTACAACTTCGACGACGACGAATAA
- a CDS encoding NEL-type E3 ubiquitin ligase domain-containing protein — MSVKRPPNGNTPRPPLVPPKTAPEVNTPRLDLPPTTGIDISTAGGHSPRPGRSGARTDLDVIEPAPSITVHSPPSAPDISLPGNRPLEDYRLAAAPGLAPADANGLRTHKSRHYAEMADGGIVQVGKDPLTGLMRARLSSESKPSGPLLLRDPGSGLWHKLEDFEPNTFRLSETRLEPFRTGLDFSHAEPGNDGLHRFDGKLYVVIENHAYQVLHDADESNPLAAVMRIVRSDDPVASDSANRYVATRPGRSEPIVFDAVQGWVGTTVAGAGGMIRSDGSRAPVRLGLWDRLSLALYQLRSPQSRAKKLFPDHTDDELGGFIASLGDDISGGLTRRETDYKTLKVELNAWIRQSSLESTPRTSRNDAQQVAKSLKLCWRRQSRDILRLEAGNVTLPALTADFSHVRQLTLQSINWTDSAETFLGNFSGLESLQITGSTLGTLPSAIVQMSNLSKLDLSSNRIALNEQTAGELSTLGKLKILDLSGNPLGKTPDFSAMSELGTLNLSNAQLDQWPAGLCNLQQLTLLDLRNNQLTEVPEAHLTPSTDEFEAVARINSVTLFEGNPFPRDYGEKLDAFWQRAATEHPQLSTNALAGAFRFEGDRPEVTTVQRLYPNKNTQEARVFFNGLDDEGKIKLARRIEELDSLEAQLKAYVDSSQTDPSSADSNAKIQAQRVARIIRGCWLQDSGETLKMFSINATLPALRADFSHVRSLYLDNVVWSGDADTFLSNFTHLTRLSIRHSGIETLPRSIAAMDKLNNLDLGNNQLQLDEQSAATLSAMRHLETLKLSKNPELTRLPDFSSMPGLKYLLLKGTGINEWPTGLQDKTGLITLDLRNNHLKEVPQEFINPAPEQLLAVTHINRGTLLDGNDFPPDYWKIFDKYWRRVNEVAPDLLDSHYEVKFDSDNSLTQRYRRLFPNRNVKQCREYLWNFDGDAAAAKVHSLELEFGTLKRQLDAWVFSGAGNRAGYIRANQLELNATACPDRVAASNRIISCWRQETQPQLANDGTPIGLLLDLSGLRLPSLPDIDADFSHVGALKLSNMQLSTSPEGFLTRFRHVRWLVMARNQLRELPPAIGEMNGLTRLYLQENQISLTADTARILSERTTLRALLLHENPRLGITPDFSAIVDLRAVDLANTGVDTFPTGIADQPLLDSINLSNNRITQIPDSLIAPPDERLAHTVRINNVTDIADNPLSAATLTRVTEYNDRLIQAGTPLTGSRNLVDTALGRPRANNRRTISASMARWTAGLTAEQLAARRIQWQTLRNQPLSDGLFNTLKLLLKPSTGHEELQSRVWRLIDSITENTPESERLRSEVFNRAGEATCCDRAAFTFANLETRMMMHAALAQAGDKAQGPKLFALSKALFRLHEVDKIASADIAQREAAIAATRSPEEAVLLGPPHIPEEVEIRLFYRHGLKDRLQLPGQPDRMGFPRLASVSEAQLEDAYKKVIALDNSPEEFQELVSREFWQKFLTHKHQEFFEEQRQPFQDRHAALTESHEAGELSFADYDAQSKAMRASWMIEEAALVETLTRQELAEYTATNTAEEALGASA; from the coding sequence ATGTCCGTTAAACGGCCTCCTAATGGCAACACTCCCCGTCCCCCCCTCGTTCCCCCGAAGACCGCACCAGAGGTAAACACCCCGCGCCTTGACCTGCCACCGACCACAGGTATTGATATCTCGACAGCGGGCGGCCATTCACCGCGACCGGGCAGATCAGGGGCGCGAACCGACCTCGACGTGATCGAGCCGGCACCCTCCATCACGGTGCATTCGCCCCCTTCGGCGCCAGACATATCCCTTCCGGGCAATCGGCCACTGGAAGATTACCGGCTCGCCGCAGCGCCGGGACTGGCGCCAGCCGATGCCAACGGTTTAAGGACGCACAAGAGTCGTCACTACGCTGAAATGGCCGACGGCGGCATCGTGCAGGTTGGCAAGGATCCGCTTACCGGCCTGATGCGGGCCAGGTTGTCGAGCGAATCAAAACCGTCCGGCCCATTGCTCCTGCGTGATCCCGGAAGCGGGCTGTGGCACAAGCTGGAAGACTTTGAACCGAACACCTTTCGTTTAAGCGAAACCCGGCTGGAACCGTTTCGCACAGGGCTGGATTTCAGCCACGCAGAACCCGGCAACGACGGACTTCATCGATTTGACGGCAAGCTCTACGTGGTGATCGAAAACCACGCCTATCAGGTCCTGCACGATGCCGATGAATCAAACCCGTTGGCGGCAGTGATGCGCATAGTGCGCAGCGACGACCCGGTGGCCAGTGACAGCGCCAACCGGTATGTCGCGACGCGCCCGGGAAGGTCGGAACCGATTGTTTTCGATGCCGTACAAGGCTGGGTGGGTACCACCGTCGCCGGTGCGGGCGGGATGATACGCAGCGATGGCAGTCGTGCGCCTGTGCGTCTGGGGCTGTGGGATCGACTGTCTCTGGCGCTCTACCAATTACGCAGTCCGCAGTCCCGCGCCAAAAAATTATTCCCGGACCACACTGATGACGAGCTAGGTGGCTTCATCGCGTCACTGGGAGATGACATCTCGGGAGGCTTGACCCGCCGCGAAACCGACTACAAAACGCTTAAGGTCGAACTGAATGCCTGGATCAGGCAATCCTCCCTCGAGTCGACACCTCGCACATCGCGAAACGACGCGCAACAGGTGGCCAAAAGCCTCAAACTTTGCTGGCGCCGTCAGAGCAGGGACATTCTCAGACTGGAGGCCGGAAACGTAACGCTGCCCGCGTTGACAGCGGATTTCAGCCATGTTCGGCAACTGACGCTGCAATCGATCAACTGGACCGACTCGGCCGAGACATTTCTCGGCAATTTCTCCGGCCTGGAGTCTCTGCAGATCACTGGCTCAACGCTGGGTACGTTGCCCTCTGCCATTGTGCAGATGTCCAACCTGAGCAAGCTGGACCTGAGTTCGAACCGTATTGCCCTCAACGAGCAAACGGCGGGAGAACTGAGCACCCTGGGCAAACTCAAGATTCTTGACCTGTCTGGGAATCCACTGGGTAAAACGCCTGATTTTTCCGCTATGTCTGAACTGGGAACGCTGAACCTGAGCAATGCACAACTGGATCAGTGGCCTGCGGGTTTGTGCAATCTGCAACAACTGACGCTGCTGGACTTGCGCAACAACCAGTTGACCGAGGTTCCAGAAGCCCATCTCACCCCCTCGACGGATGAGTTCGAAGCGGTCGCACGGATCAACAGCGTCACACTGTTCGAAGGCAATCCTTTCCCACGCGACTACGGGGAAAAACTTGACGCTTTTTGGCAACGTGCGGCGACCGAACACCCGCAGCTGAGCACCAACGCATTGGCCGGCGCATTCAGATTTGAGGGTGACAGGCCCGAGGTCACCACAGTGCAACGGCTCTACCCGAACAAAAACACACAAGAGGCTCGGGTTTTTTTCAACGGACTGGATGATGAGGGCAAAATAAAACTGGCTCGACGCATCGAGGAACTGGATTCGCTGGAGGCCCAGTTGAAAGCCTACGTTGACAGCAGTCAGACCGACCCATCCAGCGCTGACTCAAACGCAAAAATACAGGCGCAGCGCGTCGCCAGAATCATCAGAGGCTGCTGGCTGCAAGACTCTGGAGAAACGCTGAAAATGTTTTCCATCAACGCGACGCTCCCAGCCCTGCGCGCAGACTTCAGTCATGTCAGATCCCTGTATCTCGACAACGTTGTCTGGTCGGGTGACGCGGACACATTCCTGTCCAACTTTACTCACCTGACACGCTTGTCCATCAGGCACTCCGGGATTGAAACCTTACCCCGATCCATTGCCGCAATGGACAAACTGAACAACCTCGACCTGGGTAATAACCAACTTCAACTAGACGAACAAAGTGCGGCAACGCTCAGCGCCATGCGCCACCTGGAAACGCTCAAACTGTCCAAAAATCCTGAGCTGACGCGGCTCCCTGACTTCAGCAGCATGCCAGGGTTGAAATACCTGCTTTTGAAGGGAACAGGGATCAATGAATGGCCGACCGGACTGCAGGACAAGACCGGTTTGATCACTCTTGATTTGCGCAATAACCATTTGAAAGAAGTGCCGCAGGAATTTATCAATCCGGCGCCAGAACAGTTGCTGGCGGTCACCCACATCAACCGCGGCACGCTGCTCGATGGCAATGATTTCCCGCCCGATTACTGGAAAATTTTCGACAAATACTGGCGGCGTGTAAACGAGGTAGCCCCCGATCTGCTGGACTCTCACTACGAGGTGAAGTTTGATAGCGACAACTCGCTGACGCAGCGTTACCGGCGACTGTTTCCAAACAGGAATGTCAAACAGTGCAGGGAATATCTCTGGAACTTTGACGGTGATGCCGCGGCCGCTAAAGTCCACAGCCTCGAACTGGAGTTCGGCACGCTGAAACGTCAGCTTGATGCCTGGGTTTTCTCTGGCGCAGGTAATCGCGCGGGATACATTCGGGCGAACCAACTGGAACTCAACGCCACAGCCTGTCCTGACAGGGTCGCGGCCAGTAACCGGATTATCAGTTGCTGGCGGCAGGAGACACAACCACAACTGGCCAATGACGGAACGCCCATCGGCCTTCTTCTCGATTTGAGTGGCCTGAGGCTGCCAAGCCTGCCGGACATCGATGCGGACTTCAGTCACGTCGGCGCTCTCAAACTGAGCAATATGCAACTGAGCACTTCGCCAGAAGGTTTTCTGACTCGTTTTCGCCATGTCCGGTGGCTGGTCATGGCGCGAAATCAATTGCGCGAACTGCCACCCGCCATTGGAGAAATGAACGGACTGACGCGACTATATCTACAAGAAAACCAGATTTCCCTGACGGCCGATACTGCCCGAATCCTGTCAGAGCGAACAACCCTGCGAGCCCTTCTGCTGCATGAAAACCCGCGACTGGGCATCACACCGGATTTCAGCGCGATCGTCGATCTGCGCGCGGTCGATCTGGCCAACACCGGTGTTGACACCTTCCCGACTGGCATTGCCGATCAGCCGCTGTTGGACAGTATCAACCTGAGCAACAATCGAATCACGCAGATTCCCGATTCTCTGATCGCACCGCCGGACGAGCGCCTGGCGCACACCGTGCGCATCAACAATGTGACGGACATTGCCGATAATCCGCTGTCCGCAGCGACCCTGACTCGGGTGACTGAGTACAACGACCGCCTGATACAGGCCGGAACTCCGCTGACTGGCTCCAGAAACCTGGTCGACACAGCGCTAGGTCGCCCTCGTGCAAACAACAGGAGAACCATTAGTGCTTCCATGGCGCGCTGGACAGCAGGACTCACGGCGGAACAGTTGGCAGCCAGAAGAATCCAGTGGCAGACCCTGCGTAATCAGCCACTCTCGGATGGCCTGTTCAATACATTAAAACTCTTGCTGAAGCCTTCCACCGGTCACGAGGAACTTCAGAGTCGAGTCTGGAGGCTGATCGACAGCATTACCGAGAACACTCCAGAGTCCGAACGTCTGCGCAGCGAAGTGTTCAATCGGGCGGGTGAAGCAACCTGTTGCGATCGGGCAGCGTTCACCTTTGCCAATCTGGAAACCAGAATGATGATGCATGCCGCCCTTGCCCAGGCCGGCGACAAGGCGCAGGGGCCAAAACTGTTCGCATTATCCAAAGCGCTGTTCCGTTTGCACGAAGTCGACAAAATTGCCTCGGCGGACATTGCACAACGCGAAGCCGCGATTGCAGCAACCAGGTCACCTGAAGAAGCAGTATTACTTGGACCGCCTCATATTCCGGAGGAGGTCGAAATCAGGCTCTTCTATCGCCACGGGTTGAAAGACCGACTGCAATTGCCGGGACAACCAGACAGAATGGGATTTCCTCGTCTGGCCAGCGTTTCGGAAGCGCAACTGGAGGACGCGTACAAGAAAGTCATCGCGCTGGATAACTCTCCGGAAGAATTCCAGGAATTGGTGTCGAGAGAGTTCTGGCAAAAATTCCTCACCCACAAGCACCAGGAGTTTTTCGAAGAACAGCGCCAACCCTTTCAGGATCGGCATGCGGCACTCACAGAGTCACACGAGGCCGGTGAGCTGTCGTTTGCCGATTACGACGCGCAATCCAAAGCGATGCGAGCATCGTGGATGATTGAGGAAGCAGCATTGGTCGAAACACTGACCCGGCAAGAGCTTGCCGAGTACACAGCGACCAACACCGCTGAAGAAGCGCTGGGCGCAAGCGCATAA